From one Cynocephalus volans isolate mCynVol1 chromosome X, mCynVol1.pri, whole genome shotgun sequence genomic stretch:
- the LOC134368680 gene encoding inward rectifier potassium channel 4-like has product MHGHSHNGQAHVPQRKRRNRFIKKNGQCNVYFANLSNKSQRYMADIFTTCVDTRWRYMLMIFSAAFLVSWLFFGLLFWCIAFFHGDLEPGPAVPVEGGPAGCGGGRAAPAPKPCIMHVNGFLGAFLFSVETQTTIGYGFHCVTEECPLAVIAVVVQSIVGCVIDSFMIGTIMAKMARPKKRAQTLLFSHNTVISVSDGKLCLMWRLGNLRKSHIVEAQVRAQLIKPYITQEGEYLPLDQRDLKVGYDIGLDRIFLVSPIIIVHEIDEDSPLYGMGKEELESEDFEIVVILEGKTPWKNGIPQCTLSVQERECGGKASFNHLKQMGTRRRSMGYVVDGMKDPAQERETELAAELAGCGLDALAFVSCSPCALGGRPGSSPITERVPHLTVFDEVD; this is encoded by the exons ATGCACGGGCACAGCCACAACGGGCAGGCCCACGTGCCCCAGCGGAAACGCCGCAACCGCTTCATCAAGAAGAACGGCCAATGCAACGTCTACTTCGCCAACCTGAGCAACAAGTCGCAGCGCTACATGGCGGACATCTTCACCACGTGCGTGGACACGCGCTGGCGCTACATGCTCATGATCTTTTCCGCGGCCTTCCTGGTGTCCTGGCTCTTTTTCGGCCTCCTCTTCTGGTGTATCGCCTTCTTCCACGGTGACCTGGAGCCCGGCCCCGCGGTGCCTGTGGAGGGGGGCCCGGCAGGCTGCGGCGGCGGCAGGGCAGCCCCGGCCCCCAAGCCCTGCATCATGCACGTGAATGGCTTTCTGGGCGCCTTCCTGTTCTCCGTGGAGACACAGACGACCATCGGCTACGGCTTCCACTGCGTGACGGAAGAGTGCCCGCTGGCGGTCATCGCCGTGGTGGTCCAGTCCATCGTGGGCTGTGTCATCGACTCCTTCATGATCGGCACCATCATGGCCAAGATGGCCCGGCCCAAGAAGCGGGCGCAGACGCTGCTGTTCAGCCACAACACGGTCATCTCGGTGAGCGACGGCAAGCTCTGCCTGATGTGGCGCTTGGGCAACCTGCGCAAGAGCCACATCGTGGAGGCCCAAGTGCGGGCCCAGCTCATCAAGCCCTACATTACCCAGGAGGGCGAGTACCTGCCGCTGGACCAGCGCGACCTCAAGGTGGGCTACGACATTGGCCTGGACCGCATCTTCCTGGTGTCGCCCATCATCATCGTCCATGAGATCGACGAGGACAGCCCCCTCTACGGCATGGGCAAGGAGGAGCTGGAGTCCGAGGACTTCGAGATCGTGGTCATCCTCGAGGGCAAG ACTCCCTGGAAAAATGGGATTCCTCAGTGCACCCTCAGTGTGCAGGAGCGTGAGTGTGGAGGTAAAGCCAGTTTCAACCATCTTAAGCAAATGGGCACGAGGCGGAGGAGTATGGGATATGTTGTGGACGGAATGAAGGACCCAGCCCAGGAGCGAGAGACAGAGCTGGCCGCAGAGCTAGCTGGGTGTGGACTGGATGCACTGGCCTTTGTCTCCTGTTCCCCCTGTGCCCTCGGAGGAAGACCTGGCTCTTCTCCCATCACAGAGCGTGTGCCACACCTCACAGTCTTTGACGAGGTAGATTGA